The Salifodinibacter halophilus genome segment GCCGCGCTCGACGGCGCCGAACGCGCCGCGCTGATCGCAGCCATGGCCGACCAACTCGACGCGCAACGCGAAGCCATCCTCGCCGCCAACGCCGAGGACGTCGCCCGCGGCGAAGCCGGCGGCCTCAGCGCCGCCATGCTCGACCGCTTGCGCTTGGACCCGCCGCGTCTGGCCGCCATTGCCGCCGCCCTGCGCGAAGTGGCCGCGCAGGCCGACCCGCTCGACGGCGTCAC includes the following:
- a CDS encoding gamma-glutamyl-phosphate reductase, with product AALDGAERAALIAAMADQLDAQREAILAANAEDVARGEAGGLSAAMLDRLRLDPPRLAAIAAALREVAAQADPLDGVT